The sequence TCTTTAATGAAACCTCATTGTCTTGTCCATATTGGCTAAGGAATATATAACTCATGATCCCCTCGTTTATGTATTCTGCATTGTTGCTATCCTCCTTAGAACTCAACTGTAACTAACTCCTCTTGAAACAAAAGGAACCTTCTATCTCTTAACTTGAAAGCATTTACATGAAATCCGTATAATATTCAATCCAGAATACATAAATTAGTACAATAAGCACATCAAGTacataaattagtaaattagtaaaaagaaCAGAAACCCTTCACCACATGTAAGCTAAATCCCAAAACAACTAAACAAGATTGCAACAACTGAACCCATTACACATTTGGATACGAAAACAGTAAaagttcataaaaaaaataattgaatctttatcaaatattataaagatGATTGCATTCATTAAAACCActaacttattttaattaccTCCAAAATGGGCAGTGTGGAAACGACAAGCAAGAGGATGATTAAGAGATGGGTCAAATTGGGTTTTGCAATTCTTGCATGTTCTGAGAGTGTTTTTGCTGTTGTCAATTGAGCATTGAATTATTGGCAATTTTGGTGATCCTGTTATGGGTATTCTTATTGCTATGGGTCTCTGGTAGTGGAATTGACGATGAAACGATGCGTTTTGACTGAAAGTGGATAAGCTAGTGACTTTATAGTGTGGTATAGTGAAGGCCATATCCTCCTCCTATGGAAAGCTTTGATTGGATTTTGAACGGTAGTTAAAGATGTCAACTAGTAACTGAAAAGGGTAAGCGCAATACGCAGTAGGCAGCAAAGCTTGGAACTCTTGCTTTTCTTGGTGCATATCTCAActattatttagaaaaaggaaaattggAAGATTCATATcttctatttaaataataactagCCGTTTACtccaatattattattttcactataaaattatatttataaataaaatttaataaatattttaatattaaatatataatatttccaaaaataatatttattaaatatatttattaatttttaatatttttattaatataataatatagaatattattttcaaaatatttatcaattaatatatattatataaattaatattattaatataatttatgttactattttaaaataaaaattattatataattaaaaattaattattaatagataattcaagataaatattatttctaaaataaaaattattatctaattaaaatattaatatattaattattataatattaaaatataattaatatattgtttttagaattgaattaaaattatatttaattaagtaactaatttattaattaatatattctttaaaattaaaatcattattcaatgaaaataataaattaatacaaaattatacatacaaaatcttataaatatagaatataatcttaaaatagtaatatttctacattctattaattatcaattagtTTCTTAGTCacatgataatttttattttaaatatagcatatattaattattaatttttatatgttactaataaataatgttaaaataatttttatattattatattaataaaatcttatatatttgaagtttagttaagatttacagtattatatttttaaattttaataaataatataaaatacaataaattttattatagattatatattttaataaatatattctattgttatttaaaataataataataatcatatatatatcacataaatagataaataatatataataaatataagcattattaataatgtttgtttgaaaagtattttaataacaATACTAAGGAAAAGGTTGGTTTTTATGGCCACGTAGAATGAATTAGTCAATGAATAAAAACACTCTTAGTCAGaaacaaaaatgaataaaaacagaaaatgtAACTTTGAttttatgaaagaaatattattttttctgttgatagataatttcttttggaccttttatttttgtcttaACAAGTATTTTCgaaatcttttaaattatgatttttgatgtatttaaattaatatttataagtgcacgaaccgttcttatagtaaaacagtaaatttatcttgaaattgatattaatattaaatattaaaaataaattttaatactataaacCAATATATTGAGAGGATATgagtttataaaataaactaataaagtaaatatgcaaatgagatgatttaaaaaaattatatgataaaaataatatttagtctagtaaattatttagtaatatctctttgttttgattttaataatagatttaataaatgagatggtgatattcattttttttttaattactcaagCTAATATGCAATTAAAGTTTCTTATGAAATAACTGATGTCTTTGATACATtcaaactaaatatatttcataatagtgattattattgaataaatatgctagttaactaataataataattaaaattaataaaaatatattgctataaaaattatttattaaataaaaagaataaggttcatataaaataaaaaattaaactaaatacttaaaaaaattaacttaatatattcaatctgataattatagtaattaaataataagacataaaaataaaactgaaagtAAAAGCTCCCAAGATGATTGATTTTCACTCTTTCCTTCTTAAAagtgttttctaattttgaaaaaataaaaaaatctaaattaaatatttaataaaaataaactcgGAGAAATGAATAATAGACAAATGCAAATAGGAGATATAATATAGAGCAGATAAA comes from Ricinus communis isolate WT05 ecotype wild-type chromosome 5, ASM1957865v1, whole genome shotgun sequence and encodes:
- the LOC8268626 gene encoding uncharacterized protein LOC8268626 yields the protein MAFTIPHYKVTSLSTFSQNASFHRQFHYQRPIAIRIPITGSPKLPIIQCSIDNSKNTLRTCKNCKTQFDPSLNHPLACRFHTAHFGGETKRKFESVYSGGTMDTPDSGIVFQYWHCCGSEDPFDPGCTAAPHSSYDD